Part of the Arachis hypogaea cultivar Tifrunner chromosome 6, arahy.Tifrunner.gnm2.J5K5, whole genome shotgun sequence genome, ATTAAAAGATTGAACAAGTAAATATCAGATTATATACCAAATTAGATTAAAATAACTTAAATTAATGAAGGCAAAACTTGTATTTTACTTAGAATCTTGAGTGTTTGAGTGCTTGTGAGATAAAAAGCTTAGATGTTGATTAAGAAAATAGTCAAATACAATGATTGTGAGAGTCAAGGACTTTATAAATGTTTATATATTTAGAAAAATCaaaccttgtttatttattttgaagtATGAAAAGATTTTTCATGATAAATCTTTagtaattgattttcaaatcatcGATTACTCAGTTTTTCTTTAATCAACTagtcatcaattaattaattaattaaagagttTAAACCCAAAAACTGATTTAgtttctaataaaattaaaaaatagtccTTAGGTTGAATTACATATCACTTATTCAAATTAGTCCTATCAAGTTGTTAAACCTtagaagaaaacaaaattttcaaaagttgttctaatccgaattatgtcacttattcaaaattagagtTAATGAAAATCATGCAAGTGTCACACAATAATTGAACCACTAATTGAACCACTATATTagagtgattgaaaatcattCTCTCTTTTGATGGAATTTCTGTAGATGGATTTGATTGTTGGAGGGTGGGCTGCACATGCTCCTCTTGATGAATGTCCTCTATTGCCTCCTTTCTTGCCTTGACAGTAAACTCCTCCTTcttggtttcttctttcttttcttcttttaccaCCATTTCACTTCCCAAATAAATAGCCTTGCACTCCTTTCTTGGATTTAGAATTGTGTCACTGAAGCAAAATGTGTGAACCTCAGTCCATCTAACTACAGGTTTCCCGGCACGGCCAGCAGAGCAGCTGCACAAAACACACCACATTTTgaaacacaaaaatatacaaGCTTGAAGCTTGGTTCTTTAACTTAAGATAAAACTAAACAATAACTGAAGCAAGTGAAAGTCACTTGAAGCCTAAATAATGAATAAAATAGATTGCAATTTGGTTAAGCATAAATACAGCTTCTTAACATTAGATGACCAAAAATCTAGAACTGTTCCATgctaaaataatgaataaatagaTTGCAACGAGCAGAAAATTCAACAAAATTCCAAATCATTAATATTGAGGGGAGCAGCAGACAGTACATTTGGGATCAATAAGTACCTGCTCAGGAAAGAAAAAATAACTTAAcaaatcaaattaaacaaacaTATATAGACAAGAGGCATACTTAATAACCACAAAAGGGAAAAGACATTGGATTTATGATTGCATATGAAAATGTGAGTATGTGATTATGTGAAACTTACGATTGGCTAGTTGGCGCTTCGCCAATGCAGACGGATTCATCAGCCAATTTGAATGAAGTGCATCCTTGTCTATGGTTGAGTACAAAGCCATACAGGGTATTCCCAATTCATGAGCAGTGCGAATAGCACGAACCAGGATTTTGCCTCTGTTAGCTACCAGGATCTTGTCACCCTGGCAGGTAGCATGGAGTGCCCCAGAATGTGTTTTATGTTTGTGATTGAGTTGACAAGTTCTGGACATTGTTTGGCTGGGAAAATTCACCTTAGTTGCACCTAAGAAACTGCATTGTGAATTCTTGATTCCTCTACTTGTTCCCGCATACAAGCCCTTTCATTTTCGTTTTCAAGATCAGATTCAGATTTAGAaggacacaaaacatgaaattaaatctacgtaatcaaacaatgacacatttAGTTCAAGTAATTGGAATTTAGAAGCATGGAGCAGCGGGTGCTTACTGGTATATGGTAAAGAACAGAAAAAAGAAAGGATGTGAAGATAGGAGCAACCACTTACCATACCACTTGGCGAGTTCATCATTGGCAGGAGTGACAGCAGCAACAGCTTTCTTTGAAGGAGGAGGTGGTGCTGCCTTCTTACCAAAGAGAGCCACAGTCTTGAAGGTGGCAGGGCTAGAAGCTGATGGTGCTGACCTTGCTGTACCACTCAACTTGATGGGGTTTCCAAGCATCTCTAACACCCTAATTGAAGCCATGTTCTAACCTCAATATCCTCTGGACCTCTTTTGGCAGATCTGTGATCTGAGTCTCATCAAGATCAAGCTTCTCAAGTTTCTCCAAATTTCCAATTTCAGGTGGTAATTTCATGAAGCATTCACAACCTACATAACAGTTCTGCTGTTACCTCCAAGAGAATCCTGCAAAACCATTCAATTATAGTCAACCATGAAAAAAATAAGCGTATAAGtactaaaaaaaaaacatccGGTGGAGAGTATAAGTACTCAAAACTCGAAAGAATTCCTATCTTACCACTGAGAAAGATAAGAGAGGGAAAAATAAACCTTGCCCTTCAGTAGACATTGAAGTTGCTGCCGGTCCTCCTCACAAGGAAGCGGTAAAGCTGATCATGTTACACCAAATCAAAACCGTCCAAATCCATAATTTGATAAAgaacaaataaatctctaaaacagATCAAAATTTGCACAATTAAAATCAGAACCAAATAAGGAtaacaaatcaacaataatcagAACATGTTTCAATTAAaatcagaataaataaaaaacaaacaaggAGAACAAAGCTACAATAATCGgaacatattttaattaaattcagaACAAATCAGACCCAAACTTGGAGAACAAATCAACATTATatgtaattaaaatcaaaacatatCAGAACCAAACAAAGAGaataaatcaacaataatcagAAGTTCAGAATTAGACCTTCAAGGTTTTGGGCTCTGCCTCAGAATTTATTATGCTAGATAGCAATTCAAGACTGTTTCGTGCAACTACAAGAAGCTCTTTCTTCTCTTCAGCTGACATGTGTTGGGGACCGGAAGAAAAAGCCAAGTCATCCATAGAAACTAGTCCAGCTTCGGGAACAAGGTAGCTTGAAGGAGGGTCTAATCCCTGAAGATAAGACCCTAAATTGTGAGGAACACCGGGCGAACTTCCTCCTCCTACATCAACTGGTTCAGCCCTTTCTTGCAAATTCTGCCATCAGACACTAACTTCGCCATCCCAGTTCTCGCATAGCCAGAACATTTGCCACACACTTAGCAATACTGAGATGCTCATTGCTCCAACCTGAAACATGACTGTAAGTTCACCAAACGAGGATTGACTTCCAATTAATTCTCAAGGTATGTTTGGTTCGGGTTGAAATTTTTATGGATGAGCTCTGCATATAAATACACAGCAAACTGTTCCATGAAAATTTCTACACTATCAATAAGAATTTAGAGCTGATGAATTAAGTCACTATCACTTTCATTCAATTTTTTCTTTCCCATCCTAGAAAATTCAAAAAACCATAAATATAAATATCAGTTTATCAATAAATAATTTCCTTTCACAAATCACCAGaataaaaaatcaaaaccaaatccAAATTCAAACATCCAAGCATAGTTATCACGCAATCATTCTACACATAAACAAGTAGACAAAAAAGATCCAAAGAAGAAAGTAGGAATTTACCATATCTTCAACTTCTTGGAATCAGCTTTCTCCAGTGCAGCTTCAGAACCCTTTCTCTTACCATTGAGAGACTTCAAAGCCTCCTTCACAGACTCTGCAAACTCGGCGACACAGCGCTCAGACTCGTCCCTATACTTGGCAACATACTTGTGAGCTTCTCCATCGCCAGCAACCTTCTTACTTTTCTTCATCTGCTTCTTTAGAAACTCCTCCGCAACCTTCTCCAGCCGCCGCTCCCCCTCCGCCGCCTTCCACTCCTCGAGCCTCTCTCCGCGTTCACGTGCCTCAGCCTTCTCCCACTCATGTCCCTGCAAGCGTCAAAATTGTTCGTCTTCTTTTTCCCGGCCTTCATCGCCTTACCTCGAAGCAGCGATCCGAACCCTCCCATGCCGCCCTTCAGCCGCAGAAGGAGTCGCACTTTCGG contains:
- the LOC140173448 gene encoding biotin carboxylase 2, chloroplastic-like, translating into MMNSPSGMGLYAGTSRGIKNSQCSFLGATKVNFPSQTMSRTCQLNHKHKTHSGALHATCQGDKILVANRGKILVRAIRTAHELGIPCMALYSTIDKDALHSNWLMNPSALAKRQLANPALLAVPGNL